GTACACACGTGTTGGCTTTTGTCCACAGTTCCTGGCCCGGAACCCCCATAGCCCTTGTTACAGTCTCATGTTATGACAGTGGCTGtgttaggcctcaggaaacaaaatCTCTCTGGCCTTCTGCTGCTCTCCTTTCACCTGCCGCGAGGCAGGACTCGTATCTTCCCCCGCCTTTCTGATTGTGGGTCTTAAGACTCTCCCCGGAGAGGGTTCTGTCCTATGCCCTGAGAGAAGGAACGCTGAcatcatgaagcttccataaaaaccccaagaggacagggttcagagagcttccggAAAGCTGAGCACACAGAGGTTCCTGGAAGCTCCATGCCCCTTCCCCTATACcttgccctgtgcatctcttcatctgtgtcCTTTGTAACATCCTTTAGAATCAACTGGCgaatgtgtttccctgagttctgtaagCCACTCCAGCAAATTGATCAAACCCAAAGAGGGCATTGTGGGAACCCCAGCTTGAAGCTGGTCGGTCAGAAGTTCCAAAGGGCCAGACTTGTGTCTGGGTCAGGGATAGTCttgggactgagccctcagccTGTGGGCTGTAAGACTATCCCCAGGTAGACAGTGTTGGAATTGAACTGGAGGACACCCCGCTGCTGTCCGCGGCTTGGTGGGACAACCCCCCACACATCTGGTCCCAGAATTcttcttctgtgttgatgattgtTGTTGTGGTGGTGTGAGAACAGAGGAAGAACATGGTTTGAGAGTGTTTCCCTGAAAcaatatgcaaatttttaaaatatacacacgtaatcaaagaactaaaaatgaaaatgagattttttcATACCAACTTGGCAGAGATTTATTAGATGGCAATGCTTAGTGCTGGCAGATGTCTAGGGAGGAGGGCAGCCTATGTGGTTTCTAGAAGGCAACTTGGCAACGCATACCAGGGGCCTTAAAAATAGCCTACCCTTTGACCCAGAGGAGTTCAAAAGGCTGACAGCTCCACTTTGTACCGTTCACAACTTGGAGTTGGCTGGGATCTTGACAACTGAGGGTAAGCAGGGATTTTTTCCCTTTCATTAGGCCCGGAGAAGGcacatttgtgggttttttgttgttattgggttttgtgtatgtgtgtgtgagacagggtcttgctctgttgcccaagctggagggcaatggcacaatcatggctcactgcaaccttaacatcctgggctcaggtgatcctcttacctcagcctcctgagcagctgggactacaagtatgtaccaccatgcccggctaattttttttttaatttttttgcagagatgggggtcttgctatgttgcccaggctggtctcaaactcctgactcaaactatcctcctgcctcaacctcccaagtgctgggattacaagtgtgagccaccacatccggcaaGAGAAGGTACGTTTGGAGAGGGAGGGGGGTTACTAGACCTCAAAGATAGAGACAACATAGTCACCTGAACTCTCATCAGGACATGTGGGCAAACCCTCCTGCAGGCAGCAGGCCAAGGCCTATAGGGACAGGGAAAGCCTGAGGGCGAGCGCAGCTTGTGTGCCGGGAGCCACAATCCTGGTGAGCACTTTGGAATGCTCCCTCTATACTAAAGTGCTCTCCTCTTATGCCCAAGCCTTCAGTAATAATATTGGATTCAAAGGTACTACCTGGTCTTAGCAGGTGTGATCCAGAAGTCAGCTGGAGCCTGGCCGTGCCTTGAACTCTACATGAGGTTGAGGTTGGCTCCTTGTGAGCCCAGAGGGCTAAGGAAGGCCACAGCCCTCCGTGGGATGTCCTGTTGTGTGGTCTGGGGATGGCCAATGCCCTCCCAAGTTTTCTGCACATTCCCAGGGCAGGGCTGCTGACACCtccacagcctctgcctttcCCATGGTGCCGCTTGTCAGTTACTTGTCTCCTCTTCCAGGAGTCCTATAGAGACCCCCTGCCCACAAGGTGTCATGGGCATTTCTGAAGCTCGAGGACTGCAGAGAGACAGGGAGATTTCACATCACAGAAACACAAGCTTCCATTGGGCATCTGCACAGCTGAAATGGCCCACGGCCACCCTGTCCCCGGGGAACATCCTCAGGCCAGCCCCCACAGGAGCCAGCCTCTTGTGGGCAGGCTTCTCTCACCTTCTGCTTTCCTGgcccttctctctccccctcctttttccttccttacaGCAGCTGAAGCCTCTGCATGGTGGCCCAGGTGCTTGCTGATGTCTGTGTCCTCTGCTCCACCATTTGCCCTAACAGTTGCCAAGGTGTTTCCCCAGCTATGAGGACCTCTGCTGCCAGTTGTCACAATGATAATGTTTTCCTCTGTTTCAGCTGGGCCTTGGAGAAGTAGAGTGATGCTTGGGTCCATccttgggtgcagtggctcaggaaGCATGTGCACCCCAGAAAAGCTAGTTCCCAGGTggccagaaggaaggaaggagaggtggCTGGCTAAAGTGACCAGCAGCAACCAGGTGGGGGCGGTGGTTGTGTGGATCCTGGAGCATCATTCGGGGCTTCTGAGGTGGGCAGAATAATCTCCCCCATCCCAATATGTCCGGGTACAAATCTCAAGAACTGATGAGTATGTTAAATTACATGGCAAATTAAGGTTGCCAATGGAATTAAGGTTGccaattatcctggattatcctggtaggcccaatgtaatcacaagagttCTTGAAGGTAGAGAGTAGGGCAGAAGAGACAGAGGGATAAGATGTGAGAAGGACTCAACCCACTGTTACTGGGTTTGAAGACGgaagaaggggccatgagccaagggcTGCAGAAAGAACCggctctggaagctggaaaggcaGAGAAACAGGTTTTCCTCTAGAGCCTCCAGGAGGACACAGTCCTGCCAGCACcctgattttagcccagtgagacttgTGTTGGGCTTctaacctacagaactgtaagataataaatttgtgttattttaagccacttaaTATATGGCAATGTGTTACAGCAGGAAGGGGAAATAAACACATCTTCCCAGACACTATCAGGGGACAAGAACCTGGTAAAACCCTGTACATCCTGTGTCCCTCAGCTGACTGTCAGGAGGGCACTAAAGAGCAGGATCTCCTAGGAAACTGCAGAGGCTGGAAGCATCCAGGATACACATCTGTCCAGTGTGGATCTTCTTAAAAACCAGGAGCATGAGTAGGTGTGAGTCTGCACACGGCCAGGAGATGAAGGCTGGCAgtcccctccacctccccagtctcCTGGAACCACCTTCCCGGTAGGGGATTCCCAAGGCGAGTCCTCAGCCTGAGAGGCTCCAAGGTCTGATGAGCAGGCCTGTGGAGCAAGCTTATGTTAGCTGAGCTCATTCTGGAAACCACAGCTTCCCCCTGGCTTCTGATCAACAGGACCTTGTCTTGCCCAGGAAGCCAAATCATAACAGAGGGCTTCTGAGCAAGTTCCGAGATGCAAAGGTTTCACAGCCCTGGCTATGCAGCCCCGTAATCATGCCCACAACAGCTGCCCCTGGCGTCAGGTGGACCAAGTGCATCCTTGCACCTGGTCTCCTTGCCCCTTCCCCTGACACAGTGTAGATGGCACTGCCAACACCTCATCCAAGCCAGAACTTTCTCTGTGTTTCTACAGTGACAGAGCCAAGCCTCTGCTCTGGGCCGGCTATCATTCTGTGTCCTGAAGAAGGCTTGGCTTAACTCTCTtctagtccattttctgttggaTTTAAAGCTTGGCTTTCAGACTTCAGCCTTAGTtccctcctttccatgccactggCCGAAGCCTCCCGgccttaaactttttatttttaatttttgtgggtaatagtagatgtatatatttatggggtacatgagattttgatataggcatacaatgtgtaataatcacatcagggtaaatgaggtatccatcaaCTAAAGCAttcatcctttgtgttacaaatagtccagttatactcttagttattttcaaatgtacaattaaattattattgactatagtcaccctgttgtgctatcaaatactaggtcttatttattctttctgtttttttgtacccactaaccaAGGCCAATGATCATTACTTTAATACATGCTTTCCTGAAGGTGTTAGTGTTTTTTAAGCATTCAATTTAGTTTGTGTTTAGAATTCAAAGTTAGCAAATATGGCTTCCATGCCACTTGCACTCTTTCAAAAAAAGTCATgacagacatcactaatcaattaCTGTACTCTTTCTCCCTGAGCCTGGAGTGTCCCAGGAATCCTTAATATAGTCTTCTAAGCAATCCTCATCCAACAATTGGAATTGGCAAGTGAAAAGAAACTAACATGTCATCCCTTGATGCAATTACAGTTAGGGACAGAGTCATCTTTTGAATTCCTTCCACTATGTTTATCCCTTTACTATGTGACAGTAATCTCTGTCACCAAGAGTTAGCATCCCAACTCATATACCATTTCTGTGAAATTATAATCTCCATCTACTTTGAGTggcaaagaaaagaatcattcaCAATCCACTGTTGAAATTTTGTCAGATAATACAAACAACAAATGTTGTTAGCTGTCTAATGATTTTGTGTTATTTCCTTAAggaaatttcttctcatttttaccCAGTAGAAAGGTCTTGACTTCCTATTTTCCATGTCTCCTTGATGTGACAGCATATCTGAGTCCTTGTTATGGGCACACGTGACAGTGCATCAGATGCTCTCAGGAAAGAAAGTGGCTTTCACACAGATTCCTTGCTCACCTTACATAACTGTACAGAATTCCCACAACACAGACACAGGTTTTTCTCACCTTACATTCTCTTCAGCCTGTTAAGACATTTCCAGTGACTAAATTTAGTAGCACATTAGCAGTATCACTACTCAAGGGCCTATTAAACATCAGCTCAATGGAAACCTCTTAGAATTGTAAAGCAAACCAAATACAATTCAAATGTAGAGAAGGATTATACTTAAATGGTAGACCATAAAAGAGACTCATATGGGAAAACGCAGCCAGAAAAGATTATGCCAGtgtctttttgttgtttagttttgttttgttttgtttgagacggggtcttgttccatcgcccaggctggagtgtgcctgcagtggtgtgatcatggctcactacagccttgacctcccgggctcaagccatcctcctacctcagtcccctgagtagctgggactacaggcgtgtgccaccacatctggctaattttaattttttttgtagagtcagggtctcactatattgcccaggttggtctcaagcacctggcctcaagtgatcctccctcctcagcctcccaaagtgctgagattataggcatgagccgccttGCCCAACTATACAGTGTCTTTAAACTAGAGGATTCCTAATTCTTCTTAGGAGAATCCCAATAGCTAGGACAGTGGGAGGTCTTGTTCTAACATTTACCTGAAGGCAGGATTTTATTcccaaacttattttatttactttatttatttatttatttatttatttatttatttattgagatagagtcttactctgttgcccaggctggagtgcagtggtaaaatctcagctcactgcgacttctgcctcctgggttcaagcaattttcctgccccagcctcccgagtacctgggactacagacatgcaccaccacacccagctaattttttgtattcttagtagagatggcagtttcaccacgttggccaggttggtctcgaactccttacctcaagtgatccacctgcctccagcctcccaaagtgttgggattataggcgtgagccaccactcctggccatcttttaattttttttaaatatcaaacttgcagaaaagttgaaaatcaGTTAAACAAACACCCAATTACCCttcactaaatatatatatatttttgctgaAGCGTTTGGAGTAAGTTGCAGACATATGCTCACTTCACCCCTAAATACTACTTCACCTGCAGCTCCTAAAAGAAGaacattctcttacataaccCAATACCATGATCACAATgaagaaatttaacatttaacatgggtacaataatattatctaataatctgtatttttaaaaaatctttatcttGCATCTAATCAGGGTTCACGCCTTGTATTTGACTGTTTAATACCTTTTCATCTAGAGCTGTCTCCCCACCTTTTTTCGTCTTTCATGACGTTGACATTCTTGGAGAGCCTAATGGACTATTCTGGAATCTCTATTTGCCTAATTACTGCCTCGTGATGTAATTCagattaacctttttttttttttttttttttttttttttttttctagttctaagATGCCCctgtggatgcctgaaactgcaaaGAGTACCAAGCCTGACTGCCGCCAATCAGAAGAAGTTTCTGTTCAGGTCTTCCACCCACAAATGTAATGCCTTTTTCgtcttaactaagcacttatcacGCACTGTGGTCATcacttttgcagtttgaggtaCAACAGCAAACCAgcacacattctttttctttctttacaatttCAGAATTGGAAATTTTATTCTGATCATAGATTTTGGCAATCTCAGCAAAAGATTTTGTTTCTTGAGAACTTTTGCCTTTTCGCTTAAAGGAAGCACTTGAGGTCTTCTCTTTGGCGTATCCGAATTGCTGGCATCACTACgcttgtgctttggggccattatttaGTAAAATAAGGGTTCCTTGAACACAGGCACTGCGATACCATGACAGTCGATCTGATAAGCTAGACAGCTAGCGGACTAGTGACTGACGGCCGGTGGTGTCTCCAGCATGGATACGCGGGACagagggatgattcacatcctgaGCAGGATGGAGTGGGACAGCGACAGATTTCATTGCGCTGCTCAGAACAGCGCGTGATTTAAAACTTGTGAATTTTAGGAGGACGGGGAGGGGCGCGGCTGGCCGGTCTTCCTTCTCCCGCGGCGCCAGCCGTGCTGGGCGGGTGGAGGCGCGGAGTCGTCCCCATGGCCCCCGCTCCGGAGCCCTGCGAGCCCGCGAAGGGGAAGCTCTTTAAGCTCCTAGGCATTTCAGTTGTTGAAAATATTCCCTGTGCCCGGGATTCAATATTGTATGGTTCATTAGGATCTGTTGTGGCTGGCTttggacatttttttttgttaactaGTAGAATTTGAAAATCATGTGATGTTGGAGTAGGAGGATTTATCTTGGTGACTTTGGGATGCTGGTTTCATTGTAGGTATAATTATGCAAAGCAAAGAATCCAGGAAAGAATTGCCAgagaaggaattaaaaataagatgttACACGAAAGTATCCACCTTGatcctgaaagaaaagaaaccaagggCAACAGCAGCAATTGAACAATCTTGAGCACAGAAAATCAGACTCCCTGAAGTCAGTGTGAACAAAGCTAAGCTCAACcacataaaacattttatgtacAATAAGCTCTCAATCAAGTAAATAAAGTTCGTTTAAgttgtaataaataaatagagaaataaataaaacttttgaattgtttatttgtggagttttaaatttaacattttcaggCTGTGGCTAAAACTCAGGATAGTGAAACCACACATAAGAGAGTACTACTGTTATCACATCAGCAGGCATATAATGTTAGTCTCATTATTTGTAaacctaactttaaaaaaatttttttaaatatttatgggtacaatgtaggtgtatatatttatgggatatgtgagatgttttgatacagacatgcaattgTAAAATCATGGAGAATGGGTTATCCATCCCCCTCAAAGCATTTATCctctgtgttacaaacattccaattatactcttttagttattgttAAATGTTcatttaagttattattgactatagtcaccctgttgtgctgtcaaatagtaggtcttattcactttctattttttgtaccca
Above is a genomic segment from Pongo pygmaeus isolate AG05252 chromosome 11, NHGRI_mPonPyg2-v2.0_pri, whole genome shotgun sequence containing:
- the LOC129031770 gene encoding LOW QUALITY PROTEIN: cytochrome c oxidase assembly protein COX20, mitochondrial-like (The sequence of the model RefSeq protein was modified relative to this genomic sequence to represent the inferred CDS: deleted 1 base in 1 codon; substituted 1 base at 1 genomic stop codon), yielding MAPAPEPCEPAKGKLFKLLGISVVENIPCARDSILYGSLGSVVAGFGHFFCXLVEFENHVMLE